A region of the Culex quinquefasciatus strain JHB chromosome 1, VPISU_Cqui_1.0_pri_paternal, whole genome shotgun sequence genome:
gatctaccatcgacaaattacgaccgacaatcgagaaaatctcgatatttcatttatttcacaaaatttcaaaaatatcagaaaatttaaaaaatattaattttttttatttcaaaaattttaaaaattaagtacAAAAAACACAGACAGAGTTGAACCCtaaattttctaacattttaagagttcttctttccaatgcttttttaagatcaaaaaatgattgaaaatttaatttttgcaattccgtcgtgaaactacttacttttcctgtcattcttgaacaacgaaatagcctacttttctgtaccaaaaataacagaatcgaaagcaaaacttttcaaaataaatgctgaaaagttctacttttcagcactcaaatgggtgctgaaaagttgaaattttcagcacttgtttcgaaaagtaacacttttcaacatttttttgatttattgacaaaatacatgaaatttgacataaaatttcactcagtgtgtgttttttggaattgcaaaaaatgttgtatgaaactcgttgcaaaacttgattttttcagcactcttcgtatttatccaactcggtgaacctcgttggataaatgtacgactcgtgctgaaaaaatcctctttttgcaacttgttgcataaactactattttggatatttttcatatcaaagccaatttttttaaattttctaaaaataaaaatttgaaaaatttctattttttcaaattattttttttatttcaaaaaacttaaaaaaacattgaatatttattttaaaaaaattatcaatccaaaaagttttgaaaataaaaaaaagtatcaatgaCGAAAGAAGATCTTCTTTATTTAAGGCATCATTATGATTtccaaaatagcaaaatttttaaaaatttcaaacatattaaaatgctattttttttaaacttcaaatttttttttaatttttgtaaaaaaacacaaccaaagttgacccctatgtcaatgtcatttttgaaaacttccaaattttctaaaatttaaagtttttctttccaagctttggctaaaatttttatttttggtggtcttttaattaaaatttttagaatttgatttttttaagtttctttttatttatttcaaaaacttcaaaaaacactgacaattcattttaaaaaagtatcaattaCAATTACGAAAGAAGATCTTCTTTACTCAGGGCATGattatgatttcaaaaataccaaaaatttcaaaaatattaaaaaaaatagttttaaaaatttattgaaaaacacagccatagattacttttttaaaaccaTTGGCTAAGTCACATTTAACAAATAAACctccaaattttctaaaattttaagagttcttctttccaatgctttttaatgatcaaaaaatggttgaaaatttaatttttggcgattttttaaatcgagccaaatttttaaaatttctagaaataaaaaaaagattttttattaattttaaaaactttaaaagcattgaaatttttttttatcaatccaaaaactttttaaatttttgttatatttttaatttttcttatttttattttttttaattgtttgaaattaaaaagacattaatttacaatttttaattttgttatgtttttacattaaaaaagttgagcttagatttttttttaatatacggaccttctgggatcaaagcCAGGAcggctgggtgagaggcaaccacggtcgagaaattacgatcgtaactTTACTGttgaaaaatctcgatcgtggatCTAGAAATTACGATCTTAATTTGTAAtaccattttttgaatatttttttattgtttaaacggaatatttaaaaaaatattcggagttcaatattttttatgtaaaaactaacaaaattaaaaaatcgtaaaaaatttcaaaagctacaaaaatttaaaaaaaataaaaaaattctaaaaattcaaaaaaattaaaaaatttaaaaaacattaaaaagtaaaaaaaaaaacattcaaaaaatttaaaaatttcaaagaatttaaaaatttcaaagaatttaaaatttcaaaaaaatttaaaatttcagaaattacaaaaattttaaaaaattcagaaatttagaaaattttagaaatttcaaaattgtcaattttttaaaaatttaaaaaaatcaaaaattaaaaaaaaatgttttttatattattttttttttaaacagaatcggaataaaattgaaaaaattgcaaGTAACTTTAAAAAGCCAagaacaaattaacaaaaatatgtaattttaaagatacagaaaaaaactacttttcttaatttttgaatgtcgtttttaatttttttaatttttaaatggtttgaaatctttgaaatttaaaaaaaaattaaaatttgtaaaattcttgaaatttttgaagtttttgaaatttttaaaatttttgtaatatctgaaagttttttgatgtttttgaaattttcttaaattcatgaattaaaaaaatttcgaaaacgaGCTTGGAACCCATATCGAGATTTTCTCGATCGTtggtcgtaatttgtcgatggtagatcgagaaaTAACGATCGAATGATTTCAATctactatcgacaaattacgacttatCATCgaaaaattacgatcgtaatataacgatcgagaaatctcgatcgtgagtcgagtAATTTGGACGATCATGCGGTCAACCGGCGATCGCCTTAATGAATTTGTATGCCCACATTTACACATTGTGGGACGCAAATGGATTTGTTTTAGTAAACGAAAATGCCAGCGTTTGACTTTTGAAGATTGAACGTAGATTAGGGCATTCTTTTTCGATTCTCGTTGGCAAAATTAAAGGGTAGATAAAGCTTGTCAGTTGAACGCAACGTTGAGctccagttcgatttttccaagaGCTGTCAAACCGACAATCTACAGAGGTTGCTTTGATCAATGGTCGATGTCGGGCAGACTATGATGACTGCTTTCAAAGTTGTGTTCGACGAACAATCTTGTTGCCAGCTTAGCAACTCAAAAATGTGTGATCGCAGTAATCTGCACCTCAAAGAAGCAATCTCAATCTGTCATTTTCTCCTCTCGAAATTCCCAGCAACAAGACCTCCAACGCCATGAAGCTACCCTGCCAGGAAAACCCAACCGCCGAGGTACCCCGATTCCACGATTTCAATTCCCCAAACGCTCACCCCCCAAACCATCTTCCCCCCTCAGAACGATCGCGCCCTTCTCGCGTGGAAGCTATGCAGGCGCATCCGCGCCACGCTGGACCGCTACCACGCGCAAGATCTGCGCAACTGTCTGCGTCGGCACGACCTCTGCTCGTCCGGCACCGTCCAGGGGTACGACTTTGCGCGGACGGTTGCCGGCGCACTGCGCGGCTGTCTCAGCGAGAACGAGCTCTGCCACCTGGCGGAGTACTTCCGGTCGCCGGACGGGGGAGGGGTGGCGTACGGGCTGTTTTTGGACGTCGTGGCCGGGGAGGATGGAGGGGTTGGTGGGAAGGAGCTCGAACGAACGCTTTCGGTCAGTGAGCATCGGAGGTTGTCGCTGGTGCTGATGGAGATCGCGCAGGCGCTGCGCTTTCGCGAGCAGGTTCTGCGGCCTTACTTTGAAGATTACGATTTGATAGCTGGGAATGGGGGGTCGGTCACGTTGGCGTACTTTAAGCGGGTTCTGTACTTTTTGGGGATCACTCTGAGGAAGCCGGAGTTTACACTGTTGGCGAAGCGGTTCATGGTTGGTCACTACAAGATCGACTACGAGGCGTTCATCGAGGAGATCGACGGGCTGTTGCGGTATTTGGACGGGCGCGGTCCGATCGACCGGGAATGCGACGGAGAGGTACCGGCGAAGATTATCGCGGTAGAACTGCCGAAGGTTGATCGACCGGAGGTCGGGACCGTTGATTTGGCGAAGGTTCTACAGAAAGATACGGCGTATCATCCGTGCTTGGCGCCATCGAGACAGGAGCGTGACTTCCGCACGTTGATGCTGCGCATTCAGCGGTACGTCTGGGAGAACCGGGTTCGGATTCGGGAGTTTTTCGAGCAGTACGACACGTTCCAGTGTGGCTTGATTAGTCGGAGTCAGTTTGTGCGGGCGATGGACGCGGTGGGGCTGTCCGGACTGCATCGATTACCGTTGACGGACGGGGAGGTTCGGAGTGTGTGCGATCGGTACGGGGATGCGCGGGACGTGAACAGGATTCGGTGGGATCGCTTTACGGACGACGTTGATGAGGTGTTTACGGTGAAGAATTTGGACAAGGGTGCGTTTCGGGAGGTTGAGTCTCCGCCGGAGGAGGTTGGAGGTTTGGAACGGGAAGGTTGTAGAGAGAGTAGAGATTTGGTGAAGGAGCTTGTCGATTGCATTCGGACGCTGGTAGCGGCTCGTCGAGTGTTGATCGAGCCGGTGTTCAAGGACTTTGACCCTCACCGAAATGGGCACATCAGTCGAAGTCAGGTAGGGGAAGCGCTCTCGATGGCTGGGGTGTTTATAACCGAAGAGCAGCGGTACGCTTTGAACGAACGGTACAGCGATGATCTTGGGTTCAACTACGTGAACTTTTTGAAGGACGTTGACCCCTGTCCGAAGATAGCTTCAGCGGTAAGTAGTCAATTCGGTTGATTCTTCCTAAATCAATGATCAACTCTGTCTTCAGTACGAAGAAATGCAAGATCGCTTGGCGAAGATCAACGCGGACGCCGGCCCAGAACCTCACCCCCACGAGCAAGACATCGTGCGCGTACTGGCCAAGGTCAAGGGCCAGGTGGTGCGTCGAAGACTTCGAATCGTCGACTACATGCGAGGTTTCGATCCGCTGAACCACCACCGCATCACCTGCGATCAGTTCCGCCGTGGACTGGCAACGGCCTCGATCGACCTGTCCCCAACCGAAGTGCGGACGCTGGCCCGAATCTTCCAGACTCCGCTGCACCACGATACGGTCGACTACAAGCGGTTCTGCGACACGGTCGCCGAGGTAGACTACCAGTGCAACTTGGAGAAGGCGCCCCGCCTGGTTCCGCTGCGTCACTTCCCGTCCGAAGATGGTCCCCACAACCACCTGAACTTTGAAGAGCGCACGATCGTGTCCAAAGCGCTGCAGAGGTTGGCCCGCCAGGCGGACGTCGTATCGAATCTGAGCGCCCCGCTGCGAGACTTTGACCGCAACCACCTCGGCGTGGTCAACCGGAACCAGCTGATCCGGGCGATGGCGACGCGCGGTGAACTGCACAACGCCGTCTCGAGCCGCGAGTTTGAGTTGCTGTGCAAGTGCTTTGGCGTCGAGATTGGGCACCGGCGGGAGGTCAACTACCGGGCGCTGCTGGCTGCCCTCGACTATCTGTACGCAAACCGGGAGAATCATCCCTTTTGAAGTGGCTTGGGGTGTGTAGATAAGCTGGTTGGCTCTTATAAATTCAAGTGCCGGGAAATTCAAATCTCAGTCTCTGGTTGGATTTGCatgaattaataaaattttatgttagaATGGCAACTTTGTACTGCGcagttttgatttttagttttgttCTAACTGGCGCTCAGCAGGAAGAACCGTGCGAGGCGGAGAAGTGTCCCCAGTATGGACCGACGGAGGTTGAGCCCGTGCTAACGCTGCTTCCGGTACCGTGGAATTGCAGTCAATACGTTGCGTGCGATCGAGGAATTCAAATGTTTAGGTAAGAGGGAAGTGCTGAGTTGTGTTCGAAGTCTAAACTTAATCTTTTTGTTCCAGACCATGTCCACTCGGATTGCACTTCAACGCAGTGCTGATGGTGTGCGACTATCCCGATCATGCCAACTGCGTGGAACGTTGCAACAGTCCGACTTGAGTTGTGTAAAATAAACGTAGAGTTGGAGTTGTCATCGCACAAACGACCCGAATCACTTCAACAAATAGTCATTTTTATTCCCTAATACAAACCAACCCACTCAATACCCGAACTTCTGGTTGAGTGACGTCATCCCGTCCCCGCTCTGACCCACCGGTGGAACCCACTCGACGTTCTTGTCCTCGGCCTGCAGCTCCTCGCTGTCGTCAAAGTCCACGTTGTCCCGATTCCGTTCGCGTCCCGCCCTATTCCGGCTGCGCTTCTTCTTGTTGTCCACCCCCTCCACCGACCCGGACCCGGACGGTTCTTCACAGTCTGCTTCACTTTTTCGCTTTTTCTGCGGTTTCTTCTCCGGCTCGCTGCTGCTTTCGACGACCTTTTTCCGGTGCTGCTCGAGCAGGTCCGGGTTGAAGGAGGGACCGTGAACTCGCTTCGGTTCGGCCGCCTGCTTGGGCGGTTCTTCCCTAGGCGGCGCAGCCGCAACAGCTTCCTCTTCGTCTTCTTCGACCTCTTCGCCGTGAGCGCTGGTCGAGCCGCCAACCTTAATTTCGGACTTTTTGATTCCAAAAGATGCGGACAATTTGTTCCGCTTGCCAAACAGGGGGAGCATCTTCTTCTTGAGCTGGTCCTTGCCGTCGGAGGACGATCCCGGTTGGCCGCTCATACTGGGCAGGTCCAACGGCTTGGCAATTTTGATGAGCTTCTGCAGCGTCACGTGGTCCTTCGTGAGCCGGTCCTTTCGAGCCGAAGTCGGCGCACCTCGAACTTGTCGTACGGCTTGTCGTCCGAGAGCTTCTCGAGGAATTCGtccacgtcgtcgtcgttttccgGCAGCCGGGTGCCCTTCTCGATGAGCTGACGACGCTGCAGGCGCGTCTCAATGTCCTCCAGCTTTTCCAGCAACTCCGACTCTTGCCGGATGAGATCTTCGTAGGTGTGCACTTCGGCCGACGCTTTGGTTTGCTTCCGCTGGCGACGCCGCTCGACGTCCCCGGTTCGGTCCAGgtagtcatcgtcgtcgtccgaATCGGACGTTTTCTTGTGCCGTCGACGGGGCtctgaaaagatcgaaaaaaggTCAGCAAAAGATTCTCAAATTTGTCACGTTGACCACTTACCGTGGGTTGCCTGCCTCAACAGTCCGTACCGGTCCAGAATCCGACAGGCTTCCAACGCGCACTGCACCACCACTTCCTTCTTCTTGCCCTTGTGGGTGGCTTCCGCCACAATCGGCCGTCCAAAATCATCGTCAACGGGCAGTTCAACCCGACACACGTAAGACCCCGCCGAAAGTTCCTCCAACTTGTAGTCCAGCTCGTGACCCTCCCGCTCAAAGTAACCCCGCAGCGTCTTCTTCGGGTCGTCCAGAAACAGCTCCTCGTTGTTGGACATGGCGTACGGATTGTGCGCCAAATCCGTCTCCTCGTCCGCGTCCTCGCCCATTCCCCAGCTGACCCCTTCCTCCTCCTTGAGCTTCGCGACCCGCTCGCGCTCCTGCCGTTCAATCTCGGCCATTTCTTCCCGCAACTTGTTCTGCTTCTCGCGCAGTTCCTTCATCTCCGTGATGGTCATCTCCGACGGAGCGTCCTCGTCCTCCGCCGGTCCAGTCAAAATGTACGACCGCGAGCTCGAGCCCAACTTCACCATATAACCCACCCGAACCCGGACGTACGTCTTGGGCGGCAATCGCTGCTTGTTCAAGAACGTCCCATGAGTACTACTCAGATCGTACAGATACCAACCCGGTTCCACGGTCACGTGCCGCTTCTTCGTctcttcctcctcctcatcccCATCCTCGCCCTCCTCCTCAGGTCCCCGATACTGCAGAATCGCGTGATAGCGCGATATCGTCGGATGGGCCATGTTGACATCACAATTCGGCAACCGGCCAAACAGCCAAAACGCCCTGCTCTGCAGCTGCTTGACCTCCTCAATGATCACCCCGTTCTTCAGCACCTCAAATCCGTAGTTCAACCCCGACGCACACTTGCGCGACCATGCTGGCTCGCGGTACGGCACCGGCGGAATTTCGTTCCCATCGCCGGGCAACTCCTTACCGCTTGCGGCTGCTGCTGGCGCCTCCTCGGGGACGATGTCCGTCACCTTTGACGTTCCCGGCGGGAGTTCCGGCTTGCGGGCTTTGACCAGCAGGTCGACCGATGGCTTCTTGAAGGTCCCGTCGTCGTCGGTCATTATTGCAGCTAGGACGCCGGTAACCGAAAGATTCGATTTGTTGAACCCCGAAAAGCTGGAACCGTTTTGCTCCGCGCACGAAAAAGacggtttgttttgaataatgACAGTGCGAAGAAGACAAACAAAAACGTTTTCGGCCGAATCTCTACACTCGcacgtttgaaaaagtttgattgACAGCGCGCGGTGTAGAGATTTGCGTTGAAATGTTTCAGATCTACATATGctaaagctaagaacaagattgtccgttcgacgcagtggtgaacgcagaacccctgactgaaaagtccgtcggacgtccgtcgtttgtcgtccgtgcactcgtacgacgtcgcacgacaatgtcgtgcgacttttaacacgaatgtcatacgtttttgcaccaaaaagtcgtgtttgtcgtgcgatcgataatcgaaattgtacgacattgtcgtacgacattcgaccgatgtcgcacggttttgttgtttagaatgtcgtgcctttgtcgtgtgctgtcatttgttatttttaggcttttttttttaaagaaaaactaaagtttttttttattattatataggattgttattattttttgtaatttaacatGATACTGGAATAACCTTCCGAACATTTTCAATATCACTGCACTTAATTtcactgttttcaaaataactgaGATAGATTCTGGTTCTGATGCCATTGGCCATCCCATAGATTCTGGTTCTGATGCCGTTGGCCATCCCACGACGACCGAGTTTGATTCCGTGGGTCGTTCGTCCACCTCCATCGTCTTCTCCCGGATGTCTCTGAGCATCTGGGACCTGCGATACACATCCGGAACCATGCTGGGATTGTTTGTTTGACTGTGATCCAAATTGGCCGCTGTTGCCCTGCTAAGACGGTCGTTTCGAAATGTATCGTTGTCTCATTTGGATCATGTTGCCATCGACTCCTCTGCCTAGCAGGCCTGGCAGCAGCATCTCGGAAATAATTTGGCAATCTTTGATGAACGGTGGCAGAAGCATCTCGGAGATGCTCGTTCATGCCCTTTTCGTTTGGACCACGCACGAGTAGTTCTCCAAGTCGTTCTTCAATCTGTTGTGCagattctcgtttttttttttgttttgtacgcCGTTGCCGTATTCTTGAGCTGCATCAGCTGATCGCGCGAGTATTTTCTGCTTTCTGGATGGATTGTCCGGAACCCACTGTTCCGCGTCGTTCTCGATGAGGTTAAGCTAGCAGGAATCATCGATGCGGTGGCGGCTGTCGCTGGCTTGGCGGTGGCGTCAATTCCATCGATTCTTGCTTTTGAACTGCTGCGGCACTTCCGCTTATATTGACTTCTTGCCTAACTTCTTGCTTCATTTCCGCGGGGCTCGGATGGTGCGGAAGATGCTGCTGGGTGTTGAACTGATAAGAGAACATAGAGGTTCTCTAGTCCGCAGCGGTGATCGTGCGGGGACATTTGCATCTGGGGCATCTGCGGCGGTCCGTGTTGGTGGACGTGTGGCGGCGGATGGTGGAGATGTGTTGGTGGTTTATGATGCATCGGTCCCATGCCGGCGGGAGGTCCGCTCAGTTCCGGAGTAGCCTGGTGAGGATGTTGTAAggtgtttattattgtttttggtTCAACGGCTGGGTACAGTGGAACTTACGTTACATTCGGAGGAGTTGTGTTGTAGGTCGGAGTCGGCGGCACGTTGAGGCTGTTGTGGGAagcctgctgttgttgttgttgagctccGGATCCGGCTGTAGATGTCAAAGAGGAGGTGGGAAAAGCCGAATCGTTGTATGTACGTCCTCATGTATTTTAGGATTGATGATGGAAATGGCTCGCCACGCTTCATTATGGTTTGGGGGGTAGCGAATTGGGCAACGGAAACTACTGCATCTGCGGAGCAGGATCAAGTGGATTAGTGGCACTGTTCGTAAGAGAGGCGACCGGATGATGAAAGAATTTGGTGGTATTTACATTGAAGAGACCGCCTTTACCACCAGCCGGATGGTGTTGGCCTTGGGCCAGGATCGGTGCTGACTGTGGGGAGGCCAATGCTTCGAACCATATTTCCACGGGTGGCCCGGTATCCGGCTGTACTGCATCTGAATACACGAGGTAAAGAAGGTTCCCAATAAATATTCATAGAAATAGAAAGTAACTAACTACCTCTAACTACTTAAACCAACTTACCAACCAACTTTTTGCTCCGATTTGGTTTTGCACATAACATTTTCAACCTCAATCTTTAACTTTGGTTCAATCCAGTCTGAACAAGTTTTTGCTTGATTTAAACTGTCAAAGTTTTTTCGCCGACGCCGCCGAAACGTCAATCTGTCAGAAAATCGATGCAAAAAACGATGTCATGCATGTCGATTGTTTGTCGTCcatttgtcgtcctttcgaccaatcgatatagaaacggtaaaatcaaatcCGTGCGACatctcgtacgacgtgcgacatttttcaaacagggacgctgtgccagttcgatttttccatcaactgtcagtcgggcaatctgcaggggttgctttgttcaatgttcgatgactggcaggctatgatgacaggcgcaaaattttgcgtttgcgtccaggtctgacggacaatcttgttctcaccttaagggagcgttcttttattacgtaacgcgaaaagtcaaacttttagaccccctccccccctccctcgtaacaaaaattccataaaaatttaaaaaaaaatgtatggagcgtaacacggcctccgaccccccccctccccctctactgcgttacgtaataaaagaaaaaaaaaaacggaatcgacgtaacaccttataatgtggccctcttaaaccttgcggtttcgtcaacggttccacaggtgtgtatcgttctttttgcgacaagactccgcctcccgggtctcctaagtgtgaaggtatggcacggggagagggcaccgaatacctatgtttacacttagaattttttgcgtccgcctcgggattcgaaccagcgacctctggattgtgagtccagtgcgcggtccgattgatccacacaggcagacgtaataaaagaacgctcccttaatacgCAGTTCCCGAGCAACCTATTGTCAAAAGTAGGTAGGGGAACAGTTTCTAAttccatcgtgcctctaatgttggacTATCAGTGTAGGggttatgggttgcaggattgaatcaCGGAcatcacggacgaacggacatgacaccaggaacTATCACTTGCGCCATCTACATTCAAGTTGTCGAAGCAGCTTCGCACAAATAAGCATtatttctcaaaatgtcttatgcacacacaaaaaaatattaccataATGACAACAgtaacttatttttgattttaaaatttgctaaaatattgcgcaattctcactaacttggacttcgcactaaattattgctatcgatcgcactattgcgacttgtcaaactggcttgggaaattttaattttctcaaaaaatgatcaaagcgagccgatgttgctcacagtcgcaattttaaagtgcgaatgtccagtttggtggaaactgcgactggaattgtaaataaacaactgctggttgcctagtttttggaaattttgttgtcaaaagtgcgagagaaaagtgcgggccaaatccaagttacagtgcaaggatcaataagcTCGAGGGAAAGTTTTTTCATTAGTTTGTCAATATGattttccgtacaaatttggcagctgtccatacaaaacttatgtataaaaatgaaaaataaatttccagaacgggcaaaaaatctttgaccgagttatgaatttttgaatcaatactgattttttttcaaaaaatcgaaataccggtcgcaaaaattttcaacttcacttttcgatgaaaaatcaaatttgcaatcaaaaagtaccttagtgaaattttgataaagtgcaagttaaatccatttaaggtaacttttttgaaaatagtcacagttttccattttgttaaactagtgcacatgttttcccactcatacaaaatatttttataaatagctgagaaaattctctatattttgctttttcgaacttgtttgatacgacccttagttgctgagatattgccatgcaaaggtttaaaaacaggaaaattgatgttttctaagtcccaccaaaacaacacacaattttctaatgtcgatatctcagcaactaatggttcgattttcaatattaaaacatgaaacattcgtgaaattttccgatttttttcgaaatagtagtttatgcaacaagttgcaaaaagaggattttttcagcacgagtcgtacatttatccaacgaggttcaccgagttggataaatacgaagagtgctgaaaaaatcaagttttgcaacgagttccatacaacattttttgcaattccaaaaaaacacgcactgagtgaaattttatgtcaaattttcatgttttttttttcaataaatcgtttaaatcaaaaaaatgttcaaaagcgttacttttcgaaacaagtgctgaaaagttaaacttttcagcacccgtttgagtgctgaaaagtagaacttttcagcatttattttgaaaagtgttgctattcgattctgttatttttggtacagaaaagtaggctatttcgtcgtacaagaatgacaggaaaagtaagtagtttcacgacggaattgcaaaaaaaatattttcaaattttttaaaccaagactaacattttaaaagggcgtaatattgaatgtttggcccttttaaaatgttagtcttggtttaaaactatttaaaatatttttttcgaaaagatcggaaaatttcacgaatgtttcatattttaacattgtaaatcggaccattagttgctgagatatcgacgttagaaaatggtgtgttgtttgggtgggacttggaaaacatcaattttcctttttttaaacctatgcatggcaatatcttagcaactgagggtcgtatcaacaaggtgaaaaaaagcaaaatatggtgaatttcaaaaatattttttcataagtgGGCAATCATGTgcaccaattaaaaaaattgaaaaactgcgactattttcaaaaaagttacctaaaaatggcttcaaaatttcactgaagtactttttgattgcaaatttgatttttcatcgaaaagtgaagtagaaaaatttttgcgagcaatattttgattttttgaaaaaaatcagcattgattaaaaaaatcataactcagtcaaagattttttgcacaacctggaaatttctgaaaagttggcatttgatgtcctctaaaacatataaaaaaataaaaaaataaaaatagtgtttttttgcaaatcaagtttttgtgacgacgttttgtttttcagtgtagtcctaatccatacctacaactttgccgaagacaccaaatcgatcaaaaaattccttcaaaagatacagatttttgaattattattggaccttattggaccttttcaaacaaaacattcTAGATGTACAAACTAAGtatgaaaaatggcttctttgggcataccgaaggcaccaaaaaagtttcaaccaaaccaaaacatacaaaaattaaaattctaaaaaagaccgatttcgtagagatttgctctttgcttcgatgtttgccaccagcgctggagatgcactaatGCTGAAAAAGTGGTCtgaaacatttcatttttgttgGCTACCAACGCGCTACCAATTTGTCTCACAATCCAAAACACCTGCCACCACTCCC
Encoded here:
- the LOC6040874 gene encoding uncharacterized protein LOC6040874 — encoded protein: MKLPCQENPTAENDRALLAWKLCRRIRATLDRYHAQDLRNCLRRHDLCSSGTVQGYDFARTVAGALRGCLSENELCHLAEYFRSPDGGGVAYGLFLDVVAGEDGGVGGKELERTLSVSEHRRLSLVLMEIAQALRFREQVLRPYFEDYDLIAGNGGSVTLAYFKRVLYFLGITLRKPEFTLLAKRFMVGHYKIDYEAFIEEIDGLLRYLDGRGPIDRECDGEVPAKIIAVELPKVDRPEVGTVDLAKVLQKDTAYHPCLAPSRQERDFRTLMLRIQRYVWENRVRIREFFEQYDTFQCGLISRSQFVRAMDAVGLSGLHRLPLTDGEVRSVCDRYGDARDVNRIRWDRFTDDVDEVFTVKNLDKGAFREVESPPEEVGGLEREGCRESRDLVKELVDCIRTLVAARRVLIEPVFKDFDPHRNGHISRSQVGEALSMAGVFITEEQRYALNERYSDDLGFNYVNFLKDVDPCPKIASAYEEMQDRLAKINADAGPEPHPHEQDIVRVLAKVKGQVVRRRLRIVDYMRGFDPLNHHRITCDQFRRGLATASIDLSPTEVRTLARIFQTPLHHDTVDYKRFCDTVAEVDYQCNLEKAPRLVPLRHFPSEDGPHNHLNFEERTIVSKALQRLARQADVVSNLSAPLRDFDRNHLGVVNRNQLIRAMATRGELHNAVSSREFELLCKCFGVEIGHRREVNYRALLAALDYLYANRENHPF
- the LOC6040871 gene encoding LOW QUALITY PROTEIN: kanadaptin (The sequence of the model RefSeq protein was modified relative to this genomic sequence to represent the inferred CDS: inserted 1 base in 1 codon); the protein is MTDDDGTFKKPSVDLLVKARKPELPPGTSKVTDIVPEEAPAAAASGKELPGDGNEIPPVPYREPAWSRKCASGLNYGFEVLKNGVIIEEVKQLQSRAFWLFGRLPNCDVNMAHPTISRYHAILQYRGPEEEGEDGDEEEEETKKRHVTVEPGWYLYDLSSTHGTFLNKQRLPPKTYVRVRVGYMVKLGSSSRSYILTGPAEDEDAPSEMTITEMKELREKQNKLREEMAEIERQERERVAKLKEEEGVSWGMGEDADEETDLAHNPYAMSNNEELFLDDPKKTLRGYFEREGHELDYKLEELSAGSYVCRVELPVDDDFGRPIVAEATHKGKKKEVVVQCALEACRILDRYGLLRQATHEPRRRHKKTSDSDDDDDYLDRTGDVERRRQRKQTKASAEVHTYEDLIRQESELLEKLEDIETRLQRRQLIEKGTRLPENDDDVDEFLEKLSDDKPYDKFEVRRLRLXKDRLTKDHVTLQKLIKIAKPLDLPSMSGQPGSSSDGKDQLKKKMLPLFGKRNKLSASFGIKKSEIKVGGSTSAHGEEVEEDEEEAVAAAPPREEPPKQAAEPKRVHGPSFNPDLLEQHRKKVVESSSEPEKKPQKKRKSEADCEEPSGSGSVEGVDNKKKRSRNRAGRERNRDNVDFDDSEELQAEDKNVEWVPPVGQSGDGMTSLNQKFGY
- the LOC119765134 gene encoding uncharacterized protein LOC119765134; this translates as MKRGEPFPSSILKYMRTYIQRFGFSHLLFDIYSRIRSSTTTTAGFPQQPQRAADSDLQHNSSECNATPELSGPPAGMGPMHHKPPTHLHHPPPHVHQHGPPQMPQMQMSPHDHRCGLENLYVLLSVQHPAASSAPSEPRGNEARS